One Setaria italica strain Yugu1 chromosome II, Setaria_italica_v2.0, whole genome shotgun sequence DNA segment encodes these proteins:
- the LOC101754826 gene encoding AAA-ATPase At3g50940: MEMDPSAAEAAKALALPSYAKAVDAYRKAVGTAASVTAYVVLARGMARELLPHDLRRAARWAASLIRARFETPPAERRTLVIKSAAALLYDDGGYHGVGGGDLGLYNEVREYLATRIDPHAMRRLCLGGKSKRALSLEHGDSMTDVFEGVEFTWASVAGQSQREHGNEYDYRYGSVGTESLELSFDAEHMDMALSRYVPFITATVADARRRERALQIFINEGSSWHGIKHHHPSTFDTLAMDPELKRSIVADLDRFLKRKEYYQRIGKAWKRGYLLYGPPGTGKSSLVAAMANYLRFNLYDLDLSEVYNNTTLQRLLNSMPNKSILVIEDIDCCFSAASRKEKNDSDHIHYRSGRGNSEVSYVLSRIKKPRITLSGLLNFIDGLWSTSGEERIIIFTTNYKDRLDPALLRPGRMDMHVYMGYCCWEAFRTLARNYFVLDDHARFPEIQELLAEVEVTPAEVSEMLLRSEEVDVVLGLLAEFLGEKKRAMREGESVQAHEELTGKEAEEVHDVYRANIGLIFQ; encoded by the exons ATGGAGATGGATccctcggcggcggaggcggctaAGGCCCTCGCGCTGCCGTCCTACGCGAAGGCGGTGGACGCGTACAGGAAGGCGGTGGGCACGGCGGCCTCGGTGACCGCGTACGTCGTGCTGGCGCGCGGCATGGCGCGGGAGCTCCTACCCCACGACCTCCGCCGCGCGGCGCGCTGGGCCGCGTCCCTCATCCGCGCCCGCTTCGAGACCCCACCCGCGGAGCGCCGCACCCTCGTCATCAAGAGCGCCGCGGCCCTCCTCTACGACGACGGCGGCTACcacggcgttggcggcggcgacctcggccTCTACAACGAGGTGCGCGAGTACCTCGCTACCCGGATCGACCCGCACGCCATGCGCCGCCTCTGCCTCGGCGGCAAGAGCAAGAGGGCGCTGTCCCTGGAGCACGGCGACTCGATGACCGACGTCTTCGAGGGCGTCGAGTTCACGTGGGCGTCCGTCGCGGGGCAGAGCCAACGCGAGCACGGGAACGAGTACGATTACCGGTACGGGAGCGTGGGGACGGAGTCGCTGGAGCTCAGCTTCGACGCGGAGCACATGGACATGGCGCTGAGCAGGTACGTGCCCTTCAtcacggcgacggtggcggatgcgcggcggcgggagcgcgcgCTCCAGATCTTCATCAACGAGGGCTCGTCGTGGCACGGCATCAAGCACCACCACCCGTCCACGTTCGACACGCTCGCCATGGACCCGGAGCTCAAGCGCTCCATCGTCGCCGACCTCGACCGCTTCCTCAAGCGCAAGGAGTACTACCAGCGGATCGGCAAGGCGTGGAAGCGCGGGTACCTCCTCTACGGCCCGCCCGGCACCGGCAAGTCCAgcctcgtcgccgccatggccaacTACCTCCGCTTCAACCTCTACGACCTCGACCTCTCCGAAGTGTACAACAACACGACGCTGCAGAGGCTGCTCAATAGCATGCCCAACAAGTCCATCCTCGTCATCGAGGACATTGATTGCTGCTTCAGCGCCGCGTCAAGGAAGGAGAAAAATGACTCTGATCACATTCACTACCGATCAGGTCGAGGTAACTCGGAGGTAAGCTACGTTCTATCTAGGATCAAGAAACCGCG CATAACTCTGTCCGGTCTGCTCAACTTCATCGACGGTTTGTGGTCGACGAGCGGCGAGGAGCGCATAATCATCTTCACCACCAACTACAAGGACCGCCTGGACCCAGCGCTGCTCCGGCCGGGCCGGATGGACATGCACGTCTACATGGGCTACTGCTGCTGGGAGGCCTTCAGGACGCTGGCCCGGAACTACTTCGTCCTCGACGACCACGCGCGGTTCCCGGAGATCCAAGAGCTGCTCGCCGAGGTGGAGGTGACACCGGCCGAGGTGTCAGAGATGTTACTGAGGAGCGAGGAGGTCGACGTGGTTCTCGGGTTGCTTGCAGAGTTCCTCGGAGAGAAGAAGCGGGCGATGCGTGAAGGAGAATCAGTGCAGGCGCATGAAGAACTAACTGggaaagaagcagaagaag TACATGATGTGTACCGGGCGAACATAGGCCTTATTTTCCAGTAG
- the LOC101760632 gene encoding AAA-ATPase At3g50940 has product MDHLPLAAPTAAASLSPSPSQGAARALDAYKAALATAASAAAYAVMARSMARELLPDELRAAVRWCAAVARARFGRGERERHTIVIRRQYDTGYGENHLFDAARAYLATRIDPRAMRRLCLARSRAKEPDGCGGRWSTLLCMEPGGSTVDVFDGVEFTWTSVETGGDDKKKGKGGGGGGSPRESLELSFDAEHTDTALERYVPFVMSTAEELQLRDRALRIFMNEGRSWHGINHHHPATFDTLAMDPNRKDSVIADLDRFLKRREYYRRIGKAWKRGYLLYGPPGTGKSSLVAAMANYLRFNLYDLDLSEVRLNSALQKLLIHMPNKSILVIEDIDCCFDAAASRKGAKAPEVVAELDSGYTSDSSDDSWPMNTQQPAKGITLSGLLNFIDGLWSTCGEERIIVFTTNYKDRLDPALLRPGRMDMHIYMGYCCWEAFRTLARNYFLVDDHELFPEIQELLLAVDVTPAEVSEMLLRSEDVDVALWGLKEFLQERRRKTRKETEDKKDAAEDRVEVAEEAAEDKVEVAEEAV; this is encoded by the coding sequence ATGGATCACCTGCCACtggccgcgcccaccgccgcggcgtcgctcTCGCCGTCCCCGTCGCAGGGCGCCGCGAGGGCTCTCGACGCGTACAAGGCAGCGCTGGCCACGGCGGCCTCGGCCGCCGCGTACGCCGTGATGGCGCGCAGCATGGCGAGGGAGCTGCTCCCCGACGAGCTCCGCGCCGCGGTGCGGTGGTGCGCGGCCGTGGCGCGCGCCCGGTTCGGACGCGGCGAGAGGGAGCGCCACACCATCGTCATCCGGCGCCAGTACGACACGGGGTACGGCGAGAACCACCTCTTCGACGCGGCGCGCGCGTACCTGGCCACCCGGATCGACCCGCGCGCCATGCGCCGGCTCTGCCTCGCGCGCTCCCGCGCCAAGGAGCCcgacggctgcggcggcagGTGGAGCACGCTCCTCTGCATGGAGCCCGGGGGATCCACCGTCGACGTCTTCGATGGCGTCGAGTTCACCTGGACCTCCGTCGAGACCGGCGGCGACgacaagaagaagggcaagggtggcggcggcggcggctccccgcGGGAGTCCCTCGAGCTCAGCTTCGACGCCGAGCACACCGACACGGCGCTGGAGCGGTATGTGCCCTTCGTCATGTCCAcggcggaggagctgcagctgcGGGACCGCGCGCTCCGGATCTTCATGAACGAGGGCCGGTCGTGGCACGGCAtcaaccaccaccacccggcCACGTTTGACACGCTCGCCATGGACCCGAACCGCAAGGATTCCGTCATCGCCGACCTCGACAGGTTCCTAAAGCGCAGGGAGTACTACCGCCGTATCGGCAAGGCGTGGAAGCGCGGGTACCTCCTCTACGGCCCGCCCGGCACCGGCAAGTCCAgcctcgtcgccgccatggccaacTACCTCCGCTTCAACCTCTACGACCTCGACCTCTCCGAGGTGCGCCTCAACTCGGCGCTGCAGAAGCTGCTCATCCACATGCCCAACAAGTCGATCCTCGTCATCGAGGACATCGACTGCTGCTTCGACGCCGCCGCGTCGAGGAAAGGCGCCAAGGCGCCGGAGGTGGTCGCGGAACTGGACTCCGGCTACACGTCGGATTCGTCGGACGACAGCTGGCCGATGAACACGCAGCAGCCGGCGAAGGGTATCACTCTGTCCGGGCTGCTGAACTTCATCGACGGGCTCTGGTCGACGTGCGGCGAGGAGCGCATCATCGTCTTCACCACCAACTACAAGGACCGCCTGGATCCGGCGCTACTTCGGCCGGGCCGCATGGACATGCACATCTACATGGGTTACTGCTGCTGGGAGGCTTTCAGGACGCTAGCCAGGAACTACTTCCTCGTCGACGATCACGAGCTGTTCCCGGAGATCCAGGAGCTGCTCTTGGCGGTGGACGTGACGCCGGCCGAGGTGTCTGAGATGCTGCTGCGGAGCGAGGACGTTGACGTGGCGCTCTGGGGGCTCAAGGAGTTTCTCCAGGAGAGGAGACGGAAGACGAGGAAAGAAACAGAGGACAAGAAGGATGCAGCAGAAGACAGGGTGGAGGTAGCAGAGGAAGCAGCAGAAGACAAGGTGGAGGTAGCAGAGGAAGCAGTGTAG